The genomic stretch GGCCTCCTCGCCCAGGCCGTTCACCAGGTTGAAGACACCGCTGGGGAGCCCGGCCTCGGCGAAGATCCCCGCCCACAGGGACGCGGACAGCGGCGTGAACTCGGCCGGCTTCAGCACGACCGTGTTGCCGGTGGCGAGCGCCGGGCCCAGCTTCCAGGACTCCAGCATGAACGGCGTGTTCCACGGCGTGATCAGGCCGGCGACGCCGATGGGCTTGCGGTTGACGTAGTTGATCTGCCGCCCCGGCACCTTGAACGTGTCGTCGGCCTGGGCGACGACCAGGTCGGCGAAGAACCGGAAGTTCTCCGCCGCCCGCCGCGCCTGCCCGAGCGCCTGGGTGATGGGCAGGCCGGAGTCGAAGGACTCCAGCTCGGCCAGCCGGGCGTCGCGGGACTCGACGATGTCGGCGATGCGGTGCAGCACCTTCGAGCGCTCACGGGGGAGCATCCGCGGCCAGGGCCCCTCGGTGAAGGCCCGGCGCGCGGCGGTGACGGCCCGGTCGACGTCGGCGGCCTTGCCGGCGGCGGCCTGCAGGTACACCTCGTTCGACACCGGGTCGAGCACGTCGAAGGTCGCACCGTCCGCGGAGTCGACCAGCTCGCCGTCGACGTAGTGCTGGATGCGGGTCGGCAGGTCGGCGGGGACGTGGCCCTGCGCGCCGAGCGTGGCGGTGTCGGTCATGGGGACTCCTCGGAGTGGGGGAGAGGCAACGGCCTCGCGGGGTGGGGGAGCGTCGGGTCAGCCGGGCGGGGGCGCCGTCAGGGCGTCGCTGTCCGGCCGTGGGCCGCGTCGTACCGGGCCCGCCACGCGGCGTTCATCGGGAACAGCCCGTCGACCGGGTGCCCCTCCGCGACCCGAGCGGCGATCCAGGCGTCCTCGTCCTCCTGGGCCAGGGCGGCGTCGACGACCTCCTCGACGAGCGCGGGCGGGATGACGATCACGCCGTCGGCGTCGCCGACGACGACGTCGCCGGGCTGCACCGTGGTGCCGCCGCAGCCGATCGTGACGTCGAGGTCCCACGGCACGTGGCGTCGCCCGAGCACCGCCGGATGCGCGCCGGCGGAGTAGACCGGGATGCCGACGGCGGCGACCGCGTCGTGGTCCCGCACCCCGCCGTCGGTGATGATCGCGGCGGCCCCGCGGGCGTGCGCCCGGATGGCGAGCACGTCACCGAGCGTCCCGGAGCGGGTCTCGCCGCGCGCCTCGATGACGACGACCTCGCCGCTGCCCACCGCGTCGAACGCGCGCTTCTGGGCGTTGTAGCCACCGCCGTGGGAGGCGAACAGGTCCTCCCGGTGGGGCACGAAGCGCAGGGTGCGGGCCGTGCCGACCACCTTGCGGTCCGGGTGCATCGGGCGGACGCCGTCGATCGTGACGTCGTTGAGGCCGCGCTTGCGCAGCTGCTGGGACAGGCCGGCGACCGGGGCCCGCTCCAGCTTGGCCCGCAGCTCGGGGGTCAGCGCGCCAGCGGGGTGCGGCTCAGCGGGGAGTCCGGCGGCCTCGCGCGAGCCCCAGGCCTCGGCGCGCTGCGTGTCGTCCACCGCGGGGAGCGACCCGAGGGACCCGTCGAAGGGCACGGCGCCCTGGGTCACCGTGGTGACGAGCCGCCCCGACGTCGGCGCGCCGGGGGCGCCCGGCGCGTCGACCTCGACCTCGACCACGTCTCCGGGGACCACGACCGAGGACCCCGCGGGGGTGCCGGTGAGGACGACGTCGCCGGCCTCGAGGGTGAGGTGCTGGGACAGGTCGGCCACCAGCTGGGGCAGCGGGAAGAGCAGCCCGGCGGTGGTGTCGTCCTGGGCGAGGTCGCCGTTGACCCACACGCGCACGCGGAGCGCGTCCGGCGCCACGGTCCGTGCGTCGATCAGCTCCGGCCCGATCGGCGTGAAGCCGTCGCCGCCCTTGGAGCGGACGTTCGAGCCGCGGTCGTTCGCGCGCAGGTCGTACAGGCCGAAGTCGTTGCTCGCGGTGACCCAGGCGACGTGCGACCAGGCGTCGGGAACGGAGACCCGGCGGGCGGGCGTGCCGATCACGAGCGCGACCTCGCCCTCGAAGGCCAGCAGCTCGGTGCCTTCGGGCCGCTCGATCGAGCCGCCCGACGCCGCGACCGAGCTCGACGGCTTGAGGAAGTAGGACGGGTGGGCCGGCCGTCGCCCCCGCTGGTCGGCGCGTGAGGGGTAGCTCAGGTGCACCGCGATGATCTTCCCGGGGCGCTGGGGGAGACCGCCGAACCGCGGGTCGGCATCGTCCGGGTGGTTGCCCTCGTCGGTGGTCATCGCCGTCCCTTCGTCACCCGCGAAATCGTATATAGTCCGCTCCGGGGCGGTCAAGGCGTGCCGACGGCTCCGTGCCAGGCAAGTCCGACGACGACGGAGGAACGCTGCCGTGAGCGAGAGTCGCGAGTCCGCCCTGCTGGCCGACGTGCCCGACGGGCTGTTCATCGGGGGGCGATGGCGTGCGGCCGAGGGCGGCCGGACGCTCACGGTCCGCGACCCGGCCACGGGGCAGCCGGTCAAGACGATCGCGGACGCCTCCGTCGCCGACGGCGCCGCGGCGCTGGACGCCGCCGATGCGGCGTTCCCCGCCTGGTCCCGCACACCGCACCGCGAGCGGGCGGAGCTGCTCCGCCGCGCCTTCGACCTGCTGCAGGAGCGCAGGGAGGACGTCGCGCTGCTGATGACCGTCGAGATGGGCAAGCCGCTCGCCGAGGCCCGGGGCGAGGTCACCTACGGCGGGGAGTTCCTCCGGTGGTTCGGTGAGGAGGCGGCGCGGATCCAGGGGCGCTACGGAGCCAACCCCGAGGGCACCGGCCGGATGATCGTCTCGCGGCACGCGGTCGGCCCCTGCTACCTGATCACGCCGTGGAACTTCCCGCTGGCGATGGCCACCCGGAAGATCGCCCCGGCGCTCGCGGCCGGCTGCACCGTGGTGATCAAGCCGGCCGAGCTGACGCCGCTCACGACGCTGTACTTCACCAAGCTCCTGCAGGACGCCGGCCTCCCGGCGGGTGTGGTCAACGTGCTGACCACGTCGCGGAGCGGCGCGGTGTCCGAGCCGATCATCCGCGACCCGCGGCTGCGCAAGCTGTCGTTCACCGGCTCCACCCCGGTCGGGCAGCGGCTGCTGGCGCAGGCCGCGGAGGGGGTGCTCCGCACCTCGATGGAGCTCGGGGGCAACGCGCCGTTCCTGGTGTTCGACGACGCCGACCTGGACCGGGCCGTCGACGGCGCCCTCGCCGCCAAGTTCCGCAACGTCGGTCAGGCGTGCACCGCCGCGAACCGCTTCCTGGTCCACCGCTCGGTCGCCGACGAGTTCGCCGCGCGGGTGACCGAGCGGGTCAGGGAGATGCGGATCGGGCGCGGCACGGAGGAGGGGGTGGTGATCGGCCCGCTCATCGACGACCGTGCCGTGGCCAAGGCCCACGCCCTCGTCACCGACGCGGTCGAGCGCGGCGCCACGGTGCGCACCGGGGGCAGGGAGGTCCCCGGGCCCGGGACCTTCTACGAGCCGACGGTCGTCTCCGACGTCCAGTTCGGATCGGACATCCTCCGCGAGGAGATCTTCGGCCCCGTGCTCGCCATCGTGCCCTTCGACGACGAGGACGAGGCGGTCCGCCTGGCCAACGACACCGAGTACGGCCTGGTCTCCTACGTCTACACCGAGAGCCTCGCCCGGGGACAGCGGATGATCGACCGCCTCGAGACCGGGATGATGGGGCTCAACGTCGGGGTGCTCTCCAACGCGGCCGCGCCCTTCGGCGGCTGGAAGCTCTCGGGGCTGGGCCGCGAGGGCGGCGCGGAGGGCATCGACGAGTACCTGCAGACGAAGTACACGCTGACCGCCGACCCCTACGCCTGACCGCACCCGCCCGTCCGGGCCCGCCCGGACGGGCGGGTCAGGGGAGCACGAAGGTCACGACGAGGTGGCCGTTGAGGGCGATGATCAGGAGGGCGACGACCGAGCCGGTGGCCGTCGTGACCCGCCGGTTGACCCAGCCGCCCATCACGTCCGCGCGGGAGGTCAGCCAGAGCAGGGGCACCAGCGCGAACGGGATGCCGAAGCTCAGCACGACCTGCGACCACACCAGTGCCGTGGTCGGGTCGGCGCCGACCAGCAGCACCGCCAGGGCGGGGGCGAGGGTGATCAGCCGGCGGGCCAGCACGGGGATCTGCCGGCGGAGGAACCCGGCCATCACGACCTGCCCGGCGTGCGTGCCCACCGACGACGAGGCGAAGCCCGAGGCCAGCAGCGCGAGGGCGAACGCCACGGCCGCGCCGGTGCCCAGCTGGTCGCCGAGGCCCGCGTGGATCCCCTCGAGGGTGTCCGCGTCGTCGCCGGCGGTGAACAGCTGGGCGGCGACCACCAGCATCGCGGCGTTGACCAGCCCGGCCACGCCCATGGCGAGCAGCACGTCCAGCCGCTGCGCACGCAGGAGCCCCCCTCGGCCCCGGGCGGTGCGCCCGGCGGAGACCGCGTCGCCGTAGCGGCCCGGGGTGAGCGCGGAGTGCACGTAGATCACGTGCGGCATGACCGTCGCGCCCAGGATGCCCGTGGCCAGGACGATGCTCTCGGCGCCCTGGAAGGAGGGCACCATGCCCCCGGCCGCGCCCGCCACGTCGATGCCGGCGCCGAGCAGCGTGTAGCCGAAGCCCAGGCCCACGACCAGCAGCAGTCCGGCGATCACCCGCTCGAAGGGCCGGTGGCCGCGGGACTGGGCGGCCAGCAGCACGAAGGCGACGACGGCGGTGATCAGCCCGCCGATCGGCAGCGGCACCCCGAACAGCAGGTTCAGCGCGACCGCGCCGCCGACGATCTCGGCGAGGTCGGTGGCGATGGCCACGGCCTCGGCCTGCGCCCACAGCCCCCAGGTGACCGGGCGGGGGAGCCGCTCGCGGCAGTTGGTGGCCAGGTCGCGGCCGGTGGCCAGGCCGAGCTTGGCGGTGAGCGCCTGGATGAGCATCGCCATCAGGTTCGCGGCGACGATCACCCACAGCAGCGTGTAGCCGAAGGAGGCGCCGGCAGAGAAGTTGGTGGCCACGTTGCCGGGGTCGACGTAGGCGACGGCGGCCACGAACGCCGGTCCCAGCAGCGGCCAGATGCGCCGCCGGGAGCGGTGATCGCCCGGGCGCGCCGCCGGGCCGGTCGGCTGACCGGAGGTGACTGTCTCCGACACGGACACCGGCAGGTCCTCTCGACACGTCGTTCCCGCTGGCCCGCAGGCAACGTGCCGAACAACGTATACGATCCCGGGCGCTCCGGGAAGAGGAACCGGACGCCTCGTATACGCTCAGTGCATGGCCTTCGGCGCTCGCGGTGCGGACGATCCCGGGTGATGACCAGCGCTGTCCCCGGGGTGTCGCCGAGCAAGGCGCAGCTCTCCTACGAGTGGATCCGCGAGCAGATCACCAGCGGGCGCTTCACACCCGGCTACCGGCTCGTCCTGGCCCAGATCGCCGGCGAGCTGGGCGTCAGCGTCGTGCCCGTGCGCGAGGCGGTCCGGCTGCTCGAGGCCGAGGGGCTGGTCACCTTCGTGAAGAACGTGGGGGCCCAGGTGGCCCTGGTCGACGAGGCCGAGTACATCAACACGATGCAGACCCTCGCGCTGGTCGAGGGCTACGCGACCGCGCTGGCTGCTCCGCTGCTGTCCGCGGAGACCATCGCCGCGGCGCGCGAGGTGAACGACCAGATGCGCGCGTGCCTGGAGGACTTCGACCCGCACCGGTTCACCGAGCTGAACCGGGCCTTCCACGGCCTGCTGTTCGAGCGGTGCCCGAACCCGCACGTGCAGGACCTCGTGGGACGTGGCTGGAGCCGGCTCGCCGCGCTGCGCGACTCGATCTTCGGTTTCGTCCCCGGCCGCCCGCCCGCCAGCGTGGCCGAGCACGAGGAGATCCTCACGGCGATCGAGGCGGGGGCGGACGTGCTCGAGATCGAGCTCGCGGCACGGCGACACCGGCTCGCGACCCTGCAGGCGTTCCTGGCCGCGCGGTCGTCGGTCGACTGACGACCGCCGGCCGACGCGGGTCAGCCGGCGGCGAGGTGGCGGTAGGCGCTCGGTGAGAGGTCGAACGCCTCCTTGAAGGCGCGGCTGAAGTGGGTCGGGTCGGAGAATCCCCGCCGGGCGGCGAGCGCGGCGACCGTCCTGTCGCTCTGCAGGGGATCGAGCAGGTCGCGCCGGCAGTGCTCCAGGCGACGCGCCCGGATCCAGGCGGCCACCGTGGTCCCCTCGGCGCTGAAGACGTTGTGCAGGTGCCGGGTCGAGATGTGGTGCGCAGCGGCGACCTTGTCCGGGCAGAGGTCCGGGTCGCCGAGGTTGGCCTCGATGTAGGCCCGGATCCGGGTCACCAGTCGGCGGTGCGGGTCGGCCTCGCGGTCGGCGCCGAGCTGTTCCCCCAGCAGCGTCGACACGAGGTCCAGGGCGCTGTGCGCCAGGCGGAGCCCGCTGGGTCCGGACACCTGGTCCATGTGCTGCGCCAGCTGGCTGAGGAACGGGCTGACCACCCGGGCCAGGCCGGCGTCGGCTGCCATCCGCACGGCGGTCAGCTGCCCGATCAGGTCGGCGGGGAGGTCGAGCAGGTCGCGGGGGAACATCAGCACCATCGACTCGACGTCCTCGTCGAAGGCCAGCGTGTAGGGGCGGCTGGTGTCGTAGACCGCGAGGTCTCCCGGGGTCAGGACGGCTTCCCGGCCGTCCTGGACGAGCAGGCACGTCCCCGCCAGCTGCACGCTCAGCTTGACGTGGACCGGCTGCGCCGAGCCGATCAGCGCCTGGGTGCGGCGGACGGTGTGGCTGGCTGCGCTGATCCGGCACAGCGTGGCGTCCCGCAGCTCACGACTCTGCAGCACGGCCCGGAACGGTGCCGGGCGGCGACGGGTGATCGAGAGCGGGACGAAGGAGCGGGACACCAGGTCCTGCCACTCCGTGAAGGACGAGGCGACGGAGACGGCGAGGGCGCCGGCGACGGGCTGCACCATTCTCTTCCCCTGACGGTGACACGGCCCGGCTCGGCCCCGAGCGTGGCGGGCAGCATATACGATCCAGCGCCGGAATCGGGAGGCCGCGAGCGCGCTCCCGCACGGGTCGCCGGCGCACCGCGCACGGCCGTCCGGTGACGGGCGCGACGGCCGTGCGCGGTGCGCCGGGTGTCTCAGGTCGCGCGGAGGGCAGCCACGGCCAGGTCGAGCATCTGCAGCTGGGTCTCCGGCGACGCGGGGGAGCCGGGGAGGAGCGCCAGGACCTGCAGGCCGTAGGCGGTCGCGAGCAGCTGCTCGGCGACGACGGTGTCGGGGGTGGCCACGGTGACGTCGCCGTCGGCACGGCCCTGGGCGAGGAGCGAGGCCAGTTCGTCGCGCCAGTGCTGCGCCGTGGCGTCCATCAACCGGGCGAGCCGGTCGTCGGTGACCATCCGGCTCCAGAAGGGCAGCACGATCCGGGCCTCCGAGCGGGTGAGCTCGGTGGTGGGCAGCACCTCCACGAGGAACGCGCGCAACGCCGCGACCCCCCGCAGGCCGGCGAGGGCGGACCGGATCCGGTCGTTGGTGCGCTCGAACACGAAGAGGTAGGCGGCCTCGACCAGTTCGTCCTTGTTCGCGAAGTACGGTGCGAGCGCGCCGTTGGCGTAGCCGGCCTCACGTGCGATCTCCCGCATCGTGGCGGACTCCGCGCCGCGCGTGGCCATGATGCGCCAGGTGACCTCGAGGATCTCCTGGCGCCGTTCGTCGCGGTCGACCATCTTCGGCATGGGACCCCCGTTCGTCGTCGGCGACCGGAGTCTTCCCCACGGCGGGATCAGCCGTGGCAGCAGCCGTCGTCCGGGCTGTCGCCGCCGCCGGCCGCCCGGGAACGGCAGTGCGAGCTGGCGTTCGGGGGCACGTCGAGGGTCGGGTTCCGGTCGAAGAAGCCGACCGGCTTGAGCCGGAAGCCGGTGTAGTCGACCGGCATGACCGGCCAGTCCTCGGGCCGGGGGACGTGGGTCAGCCCGAAGGTGTGCCAGACGACGAGGTCGGTGCCCTCCAGCTCGCGGTC from Modestobacter roseus encodes the following:
- a CDS encoding fumarylacetoacetate hydrolase family protein; protein product: MTTDEGNHPDDADPRFGGLPQRPGKIIAVHLSYPSRADQRGRRPAHPSYFLKPSSSVAASGGSIERPEGTELLAFEGEVALVIGTPARRVSVPDAWSHVAWVTASNDFGLYDLRANDRGSNVRSKGGDGFTPIGPELIDARTVAPDALRVRVWVNGDLAQDDTTAGLLFPLPQLVADLSQHLTLEAGDVVLTGTPAGSSVVVPGDVVEVEVDAPGAPGAPTSGRLVTTVTQGAVPFDGSLGSLPAVDDTQRAEAWGSREAAGLPAEPHPAGALTPELRAKLERAPVAGLSQQLRKRGLNDVTIDGVRPMHPDRKVVGTARTLRFVPHREDLFASHGGGYNAQKRAFDAVGSGEVVVIEARGETRSGTLGDVLAIRAHARGAAAIITDGGVRDHDAVAAVGIPVYSAGAHPAVLGRRHVPWDLDVTIGCGGTTVQPGDVVVGDADGVIVIPPALVEEVVDAALAQEDEDAWIAARVAEGHPVDGLFPMNAAWRARYDAAHGRTATP
- a CDS encoding NAD-dependent succinate-semialdehyde dehydrogenase encodes the protein MSESRESALLADVPDGLFIGGRWRAAEGGRTLTVRDPATGQPVKTIADASVADGAAALDAADAAFPAWSRTPHRERAELLRRAFDLLQERREDVALLMTVEMGKPLAEARGEVTYGGEFLRWFGEEAARIQGRYGANPEGTGRMIVSRHAVGPCYLITPWNFPLAMATRKIAPALAAGCTVVIKPAELTPLTTLYFTKLLQDAGLPAGVVNVLTTSRSGAVSEPIIRDPRLRKLSFTGSTPVGQRLLAQAAEGVLRTSMELGGNAPFLVFDDADLDRAVDGALAAKFRNVGQACTAANRFLVHRSVADEFAARVTERVREMRIGRGTEEGVVIGPLIDDRAVAKAHALVTDAVERGATVRTGGREVPGPGTFYEPTVVSDVQFGSDILREEIFGPVLAIVPFDDEDEAVRLANDTEYGLVSYVYTESLARGQRMIDRLETGMMGLNVGVLSNAAAPFGGWKLSGLGREGGAEGIDEYLQTKYTLTADPYA
- a CDS encoding Nramp family divalent metal transporter; translated protein: MSVSETVTSGQPTGPAARPGDHRSRRRIWPLLGPAFVAAVAYVDPGNVATNFSAGASFGYTLLWVIVAANLMAMLIQALTAKLGLATGRDLATNCRERLPRPVTWGLWAQAEAVAIATDLAEIVGGAVALNLLFGVPLPIGGLITAVVAFVLLAAQSRGHRPFERVIAGLLLVVGLGFGYTLLGAGIDVAGAAGGMVPSFQGAESIVLATGILGATVMPHVIYVHSALTPGRYGDAVSAGRTARGRGGLLRAQRLDVLLAMGVAGLVNAAMLVVAAQLFTAGDDADTLEGIHAGLGDQLGTGAAVAFALALLASGFASSSVGTHAGQVVMAGFLRRQIPVLARRLITLAPALAVLLVGADPTTALVWSQVVLSFGIPFALVPLLWLTSRADVMGGWVNRRVTTATGSVVALLIIALNGHLVVTFVLP
- a CDS encoding GntR family transcriptional regulator; translated protein: MTSAVPGVSPSKAQLSYEWIREQITSGRFTPGYRLVLAQIAGELGVSVVPVREAVRLLEAEGLVTFVKNVGAQVALVDEAEYINTMQTLALVEGYATALAAPLLSAETIAAAREVNDQMRACLEDFDPHRFTELNRAFHGLLFERCPNPHVQDLVGRGWSRLAALRDSIFGFVPGRPPASVAEHEEILTAIEAGADVLEIELAARRHRLATLQAFLAARSSVD
- a CDS encoding helix-turn-helix domain-containing protein encodes the protein MVQPVAGALAVSVASSFTEWQDLVSRSFVPLSITRRRPAPFRAVLQSRELRDATLCRISAASHTVRRTQALIGSAQPVHVKLSVQLAGTCLLVQDGREAVLTPGDLAVYDTSRPYTLAFDEDVESMVLMFPRDLLDLPADLIGQLTAVRMAADAGLARVVSPFLSQLAQHMDQVSGPSGLRLAHSALDLVSTLLGEQLGADREADPHRRLVTRIRAYIEANLGDPDLCPDKVAAAHHISTRHLHNVFSAEGTTVAAWIRARRLEHCRRDLLDPLQSDRTVAALAARRGFSDPTHFSRAFKEAFDLSPSAYRHLAAG
- a CDS encoding TetR/AcrR family transcriptional regulator; this encodes MVDRDERRQEILEVTWRIMATRGAESATMREIAREAGYANGALAPYFANKDELVEAAYLFVFERTNDRIRSALAGLRGVAALRAFLVEVLPTTELTRSEARIVLPFWSRMVTDDRLARLMDATAQHWRDELASLLAQGRADGDVTVATPDTVVAEQLLATAYGLQVLALLPGSPASPETQLQMLDLAVAALRAT